The following nucleotide sequence is from Triticum dicoccoides isolate Atlit2015 ecotype Zavitan chromosome 7B, WEW_v2.0, whole genome shotgun sequence.
CATCCTAGCACAACATCGAGGGCTAGGTAAGTGGAACCCCACTGTTTTAGCTCCCCATTGACTTCAGTCTAAACAAAAGTATGCAGGGAATGGAAACCAAATAGTATataatattggtgcaacaagaaaaGTACCTCGTTCACTCTACGTAGGCACCATGGAACCATCCTAATACTGCCATTTGGTATGTAGATCGGCTGGTTAAGCCATTGGCACTTTACAGTTTAGGCAATCCAGAGATCCCTAAAATTTTATTCAAACTTGTGACACGGAATGTAGACATGTACGTTGCTTCTGAAATTTGCAACACAAAAGTTTTGCAGAATACTTGATCGTGCAAGTTCGTTTATATTATTCTCATAGAAGATTCATAGCCAAATATCATGGCCACCATGTACTTTTGTGTTGCTTGTTCGTTGAGTAATCATCAGCTTGCTCATAGGTTGAAGTACTTGACTTTCGCGCTTAAAAGAATACTAGTAAGTGTGGTGTGAAGTTCATGTATGTCCACTTACCTTGTACCATGTTTGTCCACAAGAAATTTATAATCGTGGTGGTTAGGACTATGTACACTGACTCTGTCAGCTATATATATAATGTGTGTGCATATTAATGTATGTATATTCAGAATTTCAAATAGAGAAGATGGTTCAACCGAGAATCAAGACATAAACTAGTGGGGAAACATTTGAGGGGAAATTGTTTCTAGTTGTTCCGTCTAAGTAGTTGGGTTGGTCATCAAGGGACCTCGCAGTTACGCGACGAACCAACTGCAAGAGAACTTTCACAGGAGACTTGAAATAATATTTATCTGAAATAGATTATATTCCGGCTTGTTGTGAATATTGAAATAATGAAACCTGAGAAGGAGCATTTCTTGGATTGTTGTTGATATCACACAAACACAATATAAGTTGATTTGGAAGTACAAATTCCATTAGGAGTAATATCCGAACAAAGAATGTCAGGGCATTTATCATGAATAATAGTTGTTTGAGTAATGGTAGAGGCCAAGGGCTCCTGAAGGAGAGGGTGAATGAGACTGTTGTTCCAAACTTTCTGACCGGGAGCCAAAGATCATTAATCAAAGCAGGGTAATTGAATCCAGGAGGTTGAATAATGAATTGTGCCTAAACAGAAGCCCGGGAAGTACACCAAGGATTACTCCAAAGATAAATATTTCCTTGTTTAATTTGGTAAAAAAACAATGGGATTTTAATTTGTGAAGCATTTTAAGATTAGAGGACCAAAAGGCCGATTTACGAATGTTGGGAGTGGAATCCAAATAGAAGAATCCTGGAACTATTTTGGATTTAAGCACAAGATATAACATTGAATCGTGGGCTTTAGCATGTCTCAAGGTAGCAGCAATAATAAGTCCTTCATTGACGGCTTGCAAAAATTTTATACTTGACCCTCCCTTTGTTTGGAGTTGCATATATCCTTCCAAGATGTGAGGAAAAGGCTCCTATTAgttgttttctctgattcctatccACCAAAAACTCCTAATAATGGCAGTGAGTTTAGCAATGAACTTTTTGGTGAATAAAATGTTGGCATATAATATATAGGAATGGCAGAAAACACAGACCTGGTGAGCTCAAGTCTAGCTGCATGAGAAAACCATATTAGCCTTATAAGCTGGAAGTTTATTCATAAATTTATCACGCACAAAAATATAAGCTGCAACTCTATTCTTAGCCGGGGGAATAAGAGGGTGTCCCAAATGAGTGAAGCTACAATCCATGATAGAGACAGGAAAGATATTATGAATATCTGCCTTAATAGCTTCATTAACATGTGCATTTAAAAGAATGGCAGATTTAGTCCAAATTGAAATTTGACCTGAAAAGAACACAAAAATGATGAATAATATGAGCCATATAACTAGCTTCCTGAATAGTGGCTTACCCGCAAACAAGGAGATAGTCTGTAAATACAAGAGAGTGAATAGAGGGCAATTTGGTCCAAGTAAAATTCCCTTAACATGGTTAGCGAACAAAGTATTATTAAGATCCAGAGGcaatttttttcgaaacggaggcaaaagatttgccccatcgattaattaagcagaagagaattgcccagttaattaaacGGAAAACCGGACGAAAACCGATACAGACCAACCATACGCACGGAACATGCAACCCTATAAGCACGTCATCCGACAACCAACCCTCACATCGCAACATCGCAAAGATAGCCCCAACGAGAGTAATTCGGCCAAAGACCACGCGCACCACCAAAGCCACGAAGACAAGTCAATCCATAAGGATAACCCAAGATACCGATGACCATCCATCAAGAAGTTGCAGACGCCTTTCCTGTGACATCACTCTTCTTTCCTTTGCTCCTAAGAGCCTCCTCCACAATTGCCTTGCCAGATCCCGGGCTAACCCTCTCCAAACGTTTGAGCAAGCTATGAAGCTCTATTTGGAAGAGAATCTCATTGACCTTATCACGCACAGAAACCTGTCCAACGGTCAGATGCGAGTGAGTGACCGCAATATTAGAACCTCCACGCTCCACAGAGGTGAGCGACAGTGTGGGCTCCAAGGGACCAGGCGCCAACATACCAACATCCAGAGACAAATTCATTGATAGCAAGAACAAACAAGTAAGGAGACAAAGGACAACCTTGACAATggacaaccttgtcaaagtttaattCTGATGGAAATATAGACACGTTTGCTCTTCTTGGCAGCCCTTCGCATTATTGATTGACCATATGATGTGTACTGAACCATCAACGCCCCTGGGCAGGTGCCTGATCTGTACTCACAGCTTAAAATGTCGGCCTCTGCAgccatgcaatctatccatcttgtTTGCAAACCACATGCACCACTACCCTGCACTCTCTACCTCTCTACCATCAGTTCTACAAAACTGCACACTAATCTTAGAACTCTTCCTGTTCAGCTTTTCTTCGTGATGGCCGTTTCGCCGTGCAAGTGTGCGAAGATGCCAACCATGGGCGCGGTGTTGTACGTGCACGCCTCCGTTTGCATGTAGTTGTCGCGCCTGTCCCTGAACCGGTCGAGGTGGTCCGGCCCGCCGACGATGGCGCCGACGACCACGTTTGGGTTCGCCCCCCTCCGGAGGAACCAGTTGTCATACCCCTGCATGCACCCAATGAACCTGCCGTCGCCGCGGTGGGACACGATGGACGCGCCACGGTGGTGCATCCGCCGCGGGAACCGCGGGCCGTACCCAACCAAGTAGCTCACGCCGGCAGGATTCGCGCCGAGGACATAGTCGGTCTGCGCCCGTGCCAGGGACCGCAGCTCGTCGGCGTGTGCCGGCCCGTCGGGGCACTGCAGAACCGACGGCTCCTGTCCCGCGGAGGTGAGGTAGCGGGAGTAGACGGTGAGGAGGAATGCGGCGTTGGTGACGTACTGCATGTTGTTCCACTGCCGGACGAAGAGCATGCCGCCGGCCGTGCGGTTGACGTTGCCGGCGTCGCCGTTCTTGTTGAGGCAGGCGCAGAGGTAGTGTTCCGCCTTGGCCTTGTACTTCTCCAGCGTCGCCTTGTGCTCCGGGTGCTTCCCTTCCAGCAGCACCTAAAATGACACGACACGTTAAAAAACACATTTTGTCCAGAGATTTGGTTTTCTGAAGAAATATATGTGAGCAAAACATTTTCGATCGTGCATGCCATACCACCGGCCCGAAGAAACAATGGTGCAATATAAAAGTAGAGAATAACTAGTTAATTTGTTGAGCAGTCATGTACAGCTGATGCTCACCTTGGTGGCGAGGATCTGGAGGCCGGCGTACTTGACGTCCCAGCTGAACTCCGTGATGGCCCAGCTGGTGCCGCCGAACTCGTCGGCCATGTCCACGGCGTAGTCCAGGTAGCTCGCCTTCCCTGTCGCCCGGTGCAGCCACAGCGCCGCCCACAGCATCTCGTCGCCGTACCCGCTCACCGACGCGTAGTAGCTATACGCCTCGCCGATGCTACTGTCGTACTTGCCCCTGTATTTGTCCCCGAACTCGAACAACTGCCATATGCACGTAACATCACACGTTAGTAAACAGAGTTGCATTGCATGTTTCATGTTCAACAGAGCGACCAACAATGGCGTTGCATATGTCTATGCACCTGCTCGGCGTGGTGGAGGAGAACTTGTGCGTAGTGGGGGTTGGAGCGGCGAAACACCATGGAGGCCGCGGCCAGCGCGGCGGCAGTCTCGCCGACGAGGTCTGAGCCGGGGTTGTCGCGGTCGACCTTGTACGCCTGCCGCGATGTTGTCATGTCCTCGGGCCGCTGCCAGCAGTAGTGGTCGGTGTCGCCGTCGCCGACCTCGGCCCAGAGCACGTACGGCTCGGTGTGCGCCTTGACGAAGTAGTCGGTGCCCCACTTGATGGCCTCCAGCACGTGCCGCCACTCGCCGGCGGCCGCGATGTCGTCCGCGAACTCCATGGCGCTCCACGACAGCATGGTAACCGTGAACGCCATTGGCAGGCCGAACTTGACGTTGTCGCCGGCGTCGTAGTACCCGCCCACGAGGTCGACGCCCTGCTGCAGGCCGTCGGCGAGGCCCGAGTGGCCGCGCCACTTGACGCGCTGGTTGTGCGGCAGGCGGCCCGATCGCTGCGCCTCGAAGTAGAGGAGGCTGCTGTGGAGCGCCTTCTTGTAGTCGAATGGCTCCGCGCCCTTGGCGCCAGCGCCGCCATCGGCCGCCGTGAACGTAAGGAGCACGAGCACAAGCGCGGCACAGATGGCGAGAGACGTGAGCATCTTGATTCTTGTCGCCATGTGTGCTCTTGTGCTTTCTCTCTGGGTTTAGCTCTGTGGCGTTTCTCTTGCTCCTTTCGTCCTCGTTATATAAGACCGGATCATCATGTGATGTCTCCCCCGTTGTTGACCATCATTAGTCAAACCCCACATCTTAATACCAGGCGGTTTGGCGGTTAAGCTTGGCCAACTCTTAATACCAGCTGGTAATCAATGATTACTGGATCCAACAGCCGGATCTAACACAAAATAATGCTGGGTAACATGTACTACCTGGTTGGAGGTTGTTGGTGGTTAGTCTTGCTGTCGTTAGTGAGCTCGAGGTGAAGAATTGTTGGTTtattatgatatatatatatactatatgGAGGTAGATTAATTAGGAAACTCTGGATAAAATAACAAAGCTACTCCTAGCTAGGCAGGGTTGACTTGCGTCGTGCACCAACAGCCATGTGGCATaaggatgcatatgcattgcaCGTTCTAAGTTCAGATTTAGAGCATGTTTTTGTCAACTAGCAAGCCGAGGCTGGATGTTACTTGTTCATGTTGCTCCAACGAGAACAACATAATGGTGAGGCAAAAGAGAGCGTGCGATGCAACCTGATCCCGAACAGGTAACATATGCACTCCCAATACCATTTTTCTATCaaaatattactccctctgtcccgtaTATTATCCTTCTTGCACAATTGTATTTCTTCAGTTAATTGTTTTGGATTGATAAGCTTGCAGAGCTATAGGCTAGCAAGTTCCAATAAGCtaattactcccttcgttcctaaatatttgtctttttagagattttaaatgaactatcatatacggatgtatatagatatattttagagtgtagattcactcattttgctccgtacgttgTCACTTGTTTaaatttctaaaaagacaaatatttagaaatagAGGGAGTAGGATGTAAATTTGTATGGTGGACAACTAACTGAAAAATAACTTCTAGGAGCTAATTTCTAGGTTGGCATGTCAATTCTTTGCAAGAAATTTCATCGGTGAATGTATGTTTTGGCCAGTTGAGAGCACCTATATGGCTCAGGTGCCTGAAATTTTCTCTCGAAATAGGGTTTACCCCcgttttgtattacaaagcaactaTCACCGCATTGCTGGGGCGAACAGCACATAAAGCCCAAAGATCCAACAGCCTGATCTAGCTAGTGTACTACAAAAGATTGTTGGGTAACATGCATACCTGGGTGGTGACGAAGAGATACTATTACCAAGCATGTATGTGTACTCTCACCGTTCCTAAGTATAAGTTTTTTTAGGTTTCAATATAGACCACagagagcaaaataagtgaatctacactctgaagTATGTctgtatacatccatatgtagtctaTATTAAAATCTCTGAAACGAATGGAGGTAGTACACAAAAATATAgtcagtggatgattaagaggtagtGTAACATGTACCTGGGTGATAGTC
It contains:
- the LOC119341348 gene encoding endoglucanase 21-like, producing the protein MATRIKMLTSLAICAALVLVLLTFTAADGGAGAKGAEPFDYKKALHSSLLYFEAQRSGRLPHNQRVKWRGHSGLADGLQQGVDLVGGYYDAGDNVKFGLPMAFTVTMLSWSAMEFADDIAAAGEWRHVLEAIKWGTDYFVKAHTEPYVLWAEVGDGDTDHYCWQRPEDMTTSRQAYKVDRDNPGSDLVGETAAALAAASMVFRRSNPHYAQVLLHHAEQLFEFGDKYRGKYDSSIGEAYSYYASVSGYGDEMLWAALWLHRATGKASYLDYAVDMADEFGGTSWAITEFSWDVKYAGLQILATKVLLEGKHPEHKATLEKYKAKAEHYLCACLNKNGDAGNVNRTAGGMLFVRQWNNMQYVTNAAFLLTVYSRYLTSAGQEPSVLQCPDGPAHADELRSLARAQTDYVLGANPAGVSYLVGFIGCMQGYDNWFLRRGANPNVVVGAIVGGPDHLDRFRDRRDNYMQTEACTYNTAPMVGIFAHLHGETAITKKS